A region of the candidate division KSB1 bacterium genome:
ACCGGTTGGTCAACGCCCTGCGGCTTCGCGCCGGCGGCCACCACGACGATGCTGAAATTTTTGCCGTGCCGGTGCCGCAGCGCCAGCTGCCTGGCCATTTCATCGAACGAAAACGCAACTTCCGGAATCAGAATAAAATCCGCGCCGCCGGCGAGGCCCGCCGCGGTGGCAATGGCGCCGTTGTAACGCCCCATCACCTCGACGACGATCACGCGGTGATGCGACTCCGCCGTCGTGTGCAATCGATCGATCGCATCCGTCGCAATCGACACCGCCGTATCAAAACCAAACGCCTGATCCGTGCCTTGCAGATCGTTGTCGAGCGTCTTGGGGATGCCGACGAATTTCATTCCCCTTTCCCCCAACTTGTTGGCGACGCCGAGCGTGTCGTCGCCGCCGATAATCACCAGCGCGTCGAACTCATATTTGGCGACGTTGTTCAAAATTTTTTCAATACCATCTTTGAGACGCAGCGGATTGCGGCGCGAGGTGCCGAGAATGGTTCCGCCCTTCGGCAAAATGCCCGAAATCGAATACAGGCTCAACGGCTCGACGTCCGACTCCACCAACCCCTCCCAGCCATTTTTAATGCCCAGAACATGATCGTCATATTCGGTGATGGCGCGGCGCACCACCGCCCGAATCGCCGCATTCAGCCCCGGACAATCTCCTCCGCCGGTGAGGACACCGATTCTCATGCAATCCGTTCTCCAAAATCACTCAGTCGTTTGACGCGCAATGACAGAAATCTGAAGTTAAAAGATAGCAAATTCACCGAGTAA
Encoded here:
- a CDS encoding ATP-dependent 6-phosphofructokinase; protein product: MRIGVLTGGGDCPGLNAAIRAVVRRAITEYDDHVLGIKNGWEGLVESDVEPLSLYSISGILPKGGTILGTSRRNPLRLKDGIEKILNNVAKYEFDALVIIGGDDTLGVANKLGERGMKFVGIPKTLDNDLQGTDQAFGFDTAVSIATDAIDRLHTTAESHHRVIVVEVMGRYNGAIATAAGLAGGADFILIPEVAFSFDEMARQLALRHRHGKNFSIVVVAAGAKPQGVDQPVSKTGKVDEFGHPILGGIGEVVAREIEKRTDMETRVVVLGSIQRGGTPTALDRLLATRFGIHAVDMVHGGKFGYMAALRGTEIVEVPVTEAIRGTRPVDPKLYETAKVFFG